Proteins co-encoded in one Bacillus sp. FSL H8-0547 genomic window:
- the thiL gene encoding thiamine-phosphate kinase — protein MTIKDEFQFISRIRQNEVRQSGLVEGIGDDAALYGTKSDYLEVVCTDTLVEGVHFLKELSSPKDIGYKGLAVNVSDVAAMGGVPKYYLVAIAVPKSWSEQELAELYAGMDELAEPLRIDLIGGDTVSTSDKLVLTVTVIGEVKKGRQRLRKDARPGDAVFVTGTIGDSAAGLQILLGNMQTEDHHHASFLINRHKRPVPQVKAGQIMSSADRVSLNDISDGLASELNEISESSCVKIVIDKSRLPMSDSMKSLNHEDSEKWMLYGGEDFELTGTASRAVFTDLQKRCLAEGILLTEIGRVEEGPAGVFFTEDGKLTKLEKSGYNHFK, from the coding sequence ATGACGATAAAGGACGAATTTCAGTTTATCAGCCGAATCCGTCAAAATGAGGTCCGACAGTCCGGTTTAGTCGAAGGGATTGGCGATGATGCTGCCCTATATGGAACGAAATCAGATTATCTTGAGGTCGTCTGTACGGATACACTGGTTGAAGGGGTACATTTTTTAAAAGAATTATCTTCTCCGAAGGATATCGGCTATAAGGGGCTTGCCGTCAATGTGAGCGATGTAGCTGCTATGGGTGGCGTACCAAAGTATTATCTTGTGGCCATTGCGGTACCCAAGTCATGGTCAGAACAGGAGCTTGCCGAATTATATGCAGGAATGGACGAGCTGGCGGAACCCCTTCGCATCGATTTGATCGGAGGAGACACGGTCTCAACCTCGGATAAGCTCGTTCTTACCGTAACGGTGATCGGTGAGGTGAAAAAGGGCAGGCAAAGGCTGCGGAAGGATGCACGTCCGGGAGATGCCGTTTTTGTAACTGGTACAATCGGTGATTCCGCTGCAGGGCTTCAGATCCTGCTTGGGAACATGCAAACAGAAGATCATCATCATGCATCTTTTCTGATCAACAGGCATAAGCGCCCTGTCCCTCAGGTGAAAGCAGGACAGATTATGAGCTCTGCCGACCGGGTATCGCTGAATGATATCAGTGACGGACTGGCGAGTGAACTAAATGAAATAAGCGAGTCCAGCTGTGTTAAAATAGTGATAGATAAATCTAGACTTCCAATGAGTGACTCAATGAAGTCACTGAACCATGAGGATTCAGAAAAATGGATGCTGTATGGTGGAGAAGACTTTGAATTAACGGGCACTGCTTCACGGGCTGTATTCACTGATCTTCAAAAGAGATGCCTGGCAGAAGGAATCCTTCTGACGGAAATTGGACGTGTTGAAGAAGGGCCGGCAGGTGTTTTTTTTACTGAGGACGGAAAGCTGACGAAGCTTGAAAAGTCCGGATATAATCATTTTAAGTAA